Proteins encoded within one genomic window of Mauremys mutica isolate MM-2020 ecotype Southern chromosome 11, ASM2049712v1, whole genome shotgun sequence:
- the DHRS7B gene encoding dehydrogenase/reductase SDR family member 7B isoform X1, which translates to MVTGIASSRKNIPRGKLMDLTFTAIVPLLLGSVGLFALFRLLQRMRMRAYLQDAVVVITGATSGLGKECAKAFHAAGSRLVLCGRNGERLQDLVQELSAKANHAKNIHKPFTVIFDLSDTKMVVSAAEEILKCVGHVDILINNAGISYRGTILDTGMDVDKKVMETNYFGPIAFTKALLPSMIKRQQGHIVVISSIQGKISIPFRSAYAASKHATQAFFDCLRAEMEQYEIDVTVVSPGYIQTNLSVNAVTADGSRYGVMDKNTIEGRTAAEVAQVVLNAVGQKKKEVLVAGLLPSLAVYLRTLSPRLFFTFMASRARKERKAKDS; encoded by the exons CTCTAGGAAGAACATTCCCAGAGGGAAGCTCATGGATCTCACCTTCACAGCCATTGTCCCACTGCTTCTCGGCAGCGTGGGGCTCTTCGCCCTCTTCAGGCTGCTGCAGCGAATGAGGATGCGAGCCTACCTCCAGGATGCAGTAGTGGTGATCACAGGAGCTACATCTGGCCTGGGGAAAG aatGTGCAAAAGCTTTCCATGCAGCTGGTTCCAGACTAGTGCTTTGTGGCAGAAATGGTGAGAGACTACAGGACCTGGTGCAGGAGCTCTCTGCCAAGGCCAATCACGCAAAGAAT ATACACAAACCTTTCACTGTGATCTTTGACCTCTCTGATACTAAAATGGTAGTAAGTGCTGCTGAAGAGATCCTGAAGTGTGTGGGTCATGTGGACATACTGATCAACAACGCAGGGATCAGTTACCGAGGCACGATATTGGACACGGGGATGGATGTGGACAAAaaagtgatggaaaccaactacTTTGGTCCTATAGCATTCACAAAAG cTCTTCTGCCCTCCATGATCAAAAGACAACAAGGCCACATTGTGGTGATCAGCAGCATTCAAGGCAAAATAAGCATTCCTTTCAGATCAGCAT ATGCAGCCTCCAAGCATGCCACCCAGGCCTTTTTTGACTGCCTGCGAGCGGAGATGGAACAGTATGAAATCGATGTGACTGTTGTGAGCCCTGGCTATATTCAGACAAATCTGTCTGTCAATGCTGTAACTGCAGATGGATCTCGCTATGGAG TTATGGACAAGAACACCATTGAAGGCAgaacagctgcagaggtggctcaGGTGGTTCTTAATGCAGTGGGGCAGAAGAAGAAGGAGGTGCTCGTAGCTGGCTTACTGCCATCCCTGGCTGTTTACCTGCGAACTCTGTCCCCCAGACTCTTCTTCACCTTTATGGCATCTAGAGCAAGGAAGGAGAGGAAAGCAAAGGACTCTTAG
- the DHRS7B gene encoding dehydrogenase/reductase SDR family member 7B isoform X2, giving the protein MDLTFTAIVPLLLGSVGLFALFRLLQRMRMRAYLQDAVVVITGATSGLGKECAKAFHAAGSRLVLCGRNGERLQDLVQELSAKANHAKNIHKPFTVIFDLSDTKMVVSAAEEILKCVGHVDILINNAGISYRGTILDTGMDVDKKVMETNYFGPIAFTKALLPSMIKRQQGHIVVISSIQGKISIPFRSAYAASKHATQAFFDCLRAEMEQYEIDVTVVSPGYIQTNLSVNAVTADGSRYGVMDKNTIEGRTAAEVAQVVLNAVGQKKKEVLVAGLLPSLAVYLRTLSPRLFFTFMASRARKERKAKDS; this is encoded by the exons ATGGATCTCACCTTCACAGCCATTGTCCCACTGCTTCTCGGCAGCGTGGGGCTCTTCGCCCTCTTCAGGCTGCTGCAGCGAATGAGGATGCGAGCCTACCTCCAGGATGCAGTAGTGGTGATCACAGGAGCTACATCTGGCCTGGGGAAAG aatGTGCAAAAGCTTTCCATGCAGCTGGTTCCAGACTAGTGCTTTGTGGCAGAAATGGTGAGAGACTACAGGACCTGGTGCAGGAGCTCTCTGCCAAGGCCAATCACGCAAAGAAT ATACACAAACCTTTCACTGTGATCTTTGACCTCTCTGATACTAAAATGGTAGTAAGTGCTGCTGAAGAGATCCTGAAGTGTGTGGGTCATGTGGACATACTGATCAACAACGCAGGGATCAGTTACCGAGGCACGATATTGGACACGGGGATGGATGTGGACAAAaaagtgatggaaaccaactacTTTGGTCCTATAGCATTCACAAAAG cTCTTCTGCCCTCCATGATCAAAAGACAACAAGGCCACATTGTGGTGATCAGCAGCATTCAAGGCAAAATAAGCATTCCTTTCAGATCAGCAT ATGCAGCCTCCAAGCATGCCACCCAGGCCTTTTTTGACTGCCTGCGAGCGGAGATGGAACAGTATGAAATCGATGTGACTGTTGTGAGCCCTGGCTATATTCAGACAAATCTGTCTGTCAATGCTGTAACTGCAGATGGATCTCGCTATGGAG TTATGGACAAGAACACCATTGAAGGCAgaacagctgcagaggtggctcaGGTGGTTCTTAATGCAGTGGGGCAGAAGAAGAAGGAGGTGCTCGTAGCTGGCTTACTGCCATCCCTGGCTGTTTACCTGCGAACTCTGTCCCCCAGACTCTTCTTCACCTTTATGGCATCTAGAGCAAGGAAGGAGAGGAAAGCAAAGGACTCTTAG